The Pseudomonas multiresinivorans DNA window CAACCTCACCGTGGCGCAGAACCTGATCCTCCAGCGCCCGCAGATGTCACGCATTGCGCAGGAGCCCGAGGGACCAGCGCAGGAGCCCGTCGCACCGCCAGTCGGTCCCGGTACCGGCCCCACCACGCCGTCGTAGACTCAAGGATCACACTCGCCGGGGCGTGCAGCCGACGCTGCCGCCCCTCGCCGATCCGAGCGCGACAGTCCCGCCCGGGAGCCACCGTTGCGCCCGCAGCGCTCCGTGCCCGCCGTTGGCCCGCGCCCGTTGCGGCACCCGGTCATTCCCCGTGCCGCCCTCTCCATCAGCCTCCACCGGGGACTCTCTCCGGCGGCCCCGCACGGGAGACAGCGCAATGGACGAAGCCAGACTCAACGAATTCATGGGCAAACTGGTCACCGACATGGGTGGCGCGGCCATGCTCGCCAACATCATTCTTGGCGAAGAACTTGGCCTGTACAAAGCCATGGCGGACGGCATGGCCGTGACTCCGGAGCAATTGGCCGAACGCACCGGCTGCAATGCCCGCCTGCTGCGCGAATGGCTGAGCGCCCACGCCGCCTCCGGCTACATGGAGCATCGGGACGGCAATTTCCGCCTGCCGGAAGAACAGGCCATGGCCCTGGCCATCGAGGACTCGCCGGTCTATGTCGCCGGCGGCGCCTCCGTGGTCGCTGCGCTGTACCACGACAAGGACAAGCTGGTCGCCGCCATGCGCGGCGATGGCGCCCTGGCCTGGGGCGATCACCATCCCTGCATGTTCTCCGGCACCGAGAAGTTCTTCCGCCCCGGCTATCGCGCGCACCTGGTCGCCGAGTGGCTGCCGGCGCTGGAAGACGTGGTCGGCAAGCTCGGCAATGGCGCGAAGGTTGCCGACGTCGGCTGCGGCCACGGCGCCTCGACCATCGTCATGGCCCAGGCCTACCCCTCCTCGAACTTCGTCGGCTTTGACTACCACCAGCCGTCCATCGAGGTGGCCAACCGGCGTGCCGAACAGGCGGCCGTCGCCGAGCGCGCCAGCTTCCAGCGGGCCAGCGCCAAGGACTACCCCGGCAACGACTACGACCTGATCTGCTTCTTCGACTGCCTGCACGACATGGGCGACCCGGTGGGCGCCGCGCAGCACGCGCGCCAGGCACTCAAGCCCGACGGCACCGTGCTGCTGGTGGAGCCGTTCGCCAATGACCAACTGGACGACAACCAGAACCCGGTTGGTCGGTTGTTCTATGCCGCCTCCACCTTCATCTGCACGCCCAACTCGCTGTCACAGGAAGTCGGCCTGGGGCTGGGTGCCCAGGCCGGCGAGGCACGTCTGCGCAAGGTGTTCGAGGAAGCCGGCTTCAGCCGCTTCCGCCGGGCGGCCGAAACGCCGTTCAACCTGATCCTCGAAGCGCGCCCCTGAATCGCCGGGAAATTGCCTGCAGCGCCCGTGATCCGGGCGCTGCAACTTCGAAACAATTCGTCATTTGCCCGTCATCAATCCGTTATGTGGCCCATTGAAACTCGCAGGCTTTCAACCCAGGGAAGCCCCCGAGATGTTCAACAACAAAGCCAACAAAGCTGCATCCCTCGCTCTGCTCGTCGCCGCCCTCGCTGGCTGCGCCGCCCAGGCTCCGGTAGTCAGCAAGGAAACCACGCCCAACAACGACGACTGGTACCTGGTGCGTACCGACGAGACCCTGTACTTGTTCGATGACGCCGCCGTCTACCGCGACTACATCGTGACCGGCAAGACCACCTACACCAAGGAAGTGGGCGAGAAGGACAAGTTCGGCCAGAACGTCGTCCTGGTCGTCCGCGCCGAAGACAAGGACAAGGACGCGAAGAAGGTCGCGTCCTACCAGTTCTACAAGCAGAGCCTACCGCCGGCCGCCGGCTTCTATGGCGAAATCCGCCAGGAAGGCGTGATCTACGTGGCCCAGCGCTACGGCGACATGGTCGACATGAACGGCCTGGGCGAACCGATCTTCCGCCACACCGAAATCGCCAGCGGCCCCAACGGCGAGCGCGTGGTGTACCTGATGCAGAAGGAAGAGAAGAAGCCGGTCGGTCTGATCGCGCGCTTCCAGAAGATCTACGGCATCACGCCCGCCAAGGGCTGATGACGAAAAAGCGCGCATTCCGGGGAGGGAATGCGCGCTTTTTCATGGCCGGCGCCGCAACGGCGCAGGTGTGCGCTAGCTGGAAGACTCCAACTGCACCACAGAAATCGTGTTCGGCGCCTCGATCCCCCAATCACCGAACAGATACCAGTCATCGCCGAGCATCTCGGCCGGATGCATGGTGCGGTCCGCGCCATTGCCGCAGGCCAGGTTGGTCGCCGGGCAATAACGGTCGCAGCCCCAGCAGATGCGCTCGGGGTGCGGCGGGTTGAGCGGGAATTTCTTGGCCATGGTCAGGCCCTCGGAGGTTTCCTTGTGGGATTCCTGAAGGCTATTCCTGTCGGACCGGCCTGCTCCTTGATCTGAGACAAGCGCGTCCGGATTTCACCCACGGCTGTTTATGCGCGGAAGTGGCTCGGCGGCTGGCCACTCCAGCGCTGGAAGGCATGGCGCAGGCTGGCGGTCTCGCTGAAGCCGAGCTCCTCGGCGATGCGGTAGATCGGCATGTCGCCGTCCTGCAGCAGTTCCTTGGCGCGGGCGAAGCGCAACTCGTCGAGCAATTGCTGGTAGCTGGTCTGCTGTTGCTGCAGGTGGCGGCGCAGGCTGCGCGAGGAGCAGTTCAGGCGACGCGCCAGTTCTTCCAGGCCCGGCGGCTCCTGCAGGCGTTCGCCGAGGATCGCGCGGACCTTGTCCAGCCAGGCGCGGCGGGCGGCCAGGTCGATGTTCTGGCGTCGGCACTGCTCCAGCATCTCGCGGTGCGTCACGGCATCAGCCAGTGGCAGGCGCATGTCCAGCCAACTGGCGGGGAAACCGATGGCGCTGCGCGAGCAGTTGAAACTCAACTGGCAGCCAAACAACGTGGCGTAGGCCGCGCGGCGATCGACCGGACCTTCGTAGTCGAACTCAGCACGCACTAGCGGCAACGGCTGACCGAGCAGGTCCGCGCAGGCCACTTTCAGCGAGCCCAGGCACAGCTCGGTGTTGAACGGGCGCATGTCCTCCTCCTCTCCGTAGCCGGTGGCGACCAGCCAGGCCATGTCGCCGTCCACTTCCAGCGCGAGGTGGAAGTAGGTGCCCAGCAACACCGGATAGCTCAGGCCGATTCGCAGCGCCTCGCCCAGGGTCGGCGCGGAGATCAGCGCGTAGCCGAGCAGACCATAGGCGGTGATCCGCGTGCGCACGCCCAGGCGCAGGCCGAGGGCCGGTTCACCGGCGAGGTTCTGCACATTGCCGAAGACCTGCTGCTCCTGCCAGGGGCTGACCAGCCGGCGCAGGTCGAGCAGGTCGTCGCCGGTGATGCCGCTGCCCTCGAGGATTGACTCGCGACTGTGCCCCTCGGACTCCATCAGCGCGACGGTCAGCGAGGTCATATGCAGGGAGTTGAGCCAGGTGGAGCGGGAGAAGGTCAGAGGATTCATTCGATGCCCATCGTAGACGCTACGGCGCCCCCGTCAGTGTTACCAGCACGGGGGCAGGTCAGGAGCAGGCAAGTTGCGTGCCGGCCACCCAGCGTGGCCGGATCGATCCCCATCTTACGGGTCTCGAGCGCGATGCGGAACTTTCGAGGCTCCGCGGCAGGGTTACCTTTGCGGACATCGGAACGGTGCAGGCGCACCGTTTCCGAGCTCAACCGCGGCAGAACTCAACCACGGGAGAGGAAGCGCATACCCTCTTCCAGGCCGCTCAGGGTCAGCGGGAACATCTGCTCCTTCACCAGCTCGCGCACGAGGCCGGTGGAGGCGGTGTAGTTCCAGGTGTCCTTGGGGTACGGGTTGATCCAGATGAGCTTCTTGTACTTCTCCATGAAGCGCTGCATCCAGACGTAGCCGGCCTCCTCGTTCCAGTGCTCGACGCTGCCGCCGGCCTGGGTGATCTCGTACGGCGCCATGGCGGCGTCGCCGACGAACACCACCTTGTAGTCCGGCCCGTACTTGTGCAGCAGGTCGAAGGTGGCGGTGCGCTCGCTGGAACGGCGCAGGTTGTTCTTCCACACCGACTCGTAGATGAAGTTGTGGAAGTAGAAGTATTCGAGGTGCTTGAACTCGGTCTTGCAGGCCGAGAACAGTTCCTCGCAGACCTTCACGTGGGCGTCCATCGAGCCGCCGATATCCAGCAGCAGCAGGAGCTTCACGGTGTTGCGGCGTTCGGGACGCATCTGGATGTTGAGCAGGCCGGCGTCCTTCGCGGTGTGGTCGATGGTGCCGTCGATGTCCAGCTCTTCCGCCGCGCCCTCGCGGGCGAACTTGCGCAGGCGGCGCAGGGCGATCTTGATGTTGCGCGTGCCCAGCTCGACCTGGTCGTCGAGGTTCTTGTACTCGCGCTGGTCCCAGACCTTGGCAGCCTTGCCCTGGCGCTTGCCGGCGTCGCCGACGCGGATGCCCTCGGGGTTGAAGCCGCCGGAACCGAACGGGCTGGTGCCGCCGGTACCGATCCACTTGTTGCCGCCGGCGTGGCGCTCCTTCTGCTCTTCGAGGCGCTTCTTGAACTCCTCGATGAGCTTGTCCAGGCCACCCAGGGACTGGATCTGCGCGCGCTCCTCGTCGGTCAGCAGGCGCTCGAATTCCTTGCGCAGCCACTCTTCGGGGATCAGCGCCTTGAGGTGGTCGTCGAGCTTTTCCAGGCCCTTGAAGTAGGCGCCGAAGGCCCGGTCGAACTTATCGAAATGGCGCTCGTCCTTCACCATGATGGTGCGGGCGAGGTAGTAAAACTCGTCCATGTCGGCAAACACGACGCGGTGCTTGAGCGCATCGATCAGGTCGAGCAGCTCGCGCACCGACACCGGCACCTTGGCCGCGCGCATTTCGTTGAACAGGTTGAGCAGCATGGCTGCACCCTCTCATGAAGCAGGTGCTCTTCGTAGGAGCGAGCTTGCTCGCGAATAAATTAACCGGCAGCTCAATCTCTGGACGGTTCGCGAGCAAGCTCGCTCCTACAACAAAAGAGCAGATTCGGTGATCAGCGCGAAGCGCGGCGGCTCATGAAGGCAAGACGCTCAAGCAATTGAACATCCTGCTCGTTCTTCACCAGGGCGCCAGCCAGCGGCGGAATGGCCTTGGTGGGGTCGCGCTCGCGCAGCACGGCTTCGCCGATGTTGTCGGCCATCAGCAGCTTCAGCCAGTCCACCAGCTCGGAGGTGGAGGGCTTCTTCTTCAGGCCCGGCACCTTGCGCACGTCGAAGAAGATGTCCAGTGCCTCGCTGACCAGCGTACCGCTGATCT harbors:
- a CDS encoding DUF3079 domain-containing protein; the encoded protein is MAKKFPLNPPHPERICWGCDRYCPATNLACGNGADRTMHPAEMLGDDWYLFGDWGIEAPNTISVVQLESSS
- a CDS encoding class I SAM-dependent methyltransferase, producing the protein MDEARLNEFMGKLVTDMGGAAMLANIILGEELGLYKAMADGMAVTPEQLAERTGCNARLLREWLSAHAASGYMEHRDGNFRLPEEQAMALAIEDSPVYVAGGASVVAALYHDKDKLVAAMRGDGALAWGDHHPCMFSGTEKFFRPGYRAHLVAEWLPALEDVVGKLGNGAKVADVGCGHGASTIVMAQAYPSSNFVGFDYHQPSIEVANRRAEQAAVAERASFQRASAKDYPGNDYDLICFFDCLHDMGDPVGAAQHARQALKPDGTVLLVEPFANDQLDDNQNPVGRLFYAASTFICTPNSLSQEVGLGLGAQAGEARLRKVFEEAGFSRFRRAAETPFNLILEARP
- a CDS encoding vWA domain-containing protein translates to MLLNLFNEMRAAKVPVSVRELLDLIDALKHRVVFADMDEFYYLARTIMVKDERHFDKFDRAFGAYFKGLEKLDDHLKALIPEEWLRKEFERLLTDEERAQIQSLGGLDKLIEEFKKRLEEQKERHAGGNKWIGTGGTSPFGSGGFNPEGIRVGDAGKRQGKAAKVWDQREYKNLDDQVELGTRNIKIALRRLRKFAREGAAEELDIDGTIDHTAKDAGLLNIQMRPERRNTVKLLLLLDIGGSMDAHVKVCEELFSACKTEFKHLEYFYFHNFIYESVWKNNLRRSSERTATFDLLHKYGPDYKVVFVGDAAMAPYEITQAGGSVEHWNEEAGYVWMQRFMEKYKKLIWINPYPKDTWNYTASTGLVRELVKEQMFPLTLSGLEEGMRFLSRG
- a CDS encoding AraC family transcriptional regulator, with protein sequence MNPLTFSRSTWLNSLHMTSLTVALMESEGHSRESILEGSGITGDDLLDLRRLVSPWQEQQVFGNVQNLAGEPALGLRLGVRTRITAYGLLGYALISAPTLGEALRIGLSYPVLLGTYFHLALEVDGDMAWLVATGYGEEEDMRPFNTELCLGSLKVACADLLGQPLPLVRAEFDYEGPVDRRAAYATLFGCQLSFNCSRSAIGFPASWLDMRLPLADAVTHREMLEQCRRQNIDLAARRAWLDKVRAILGERLQEPPGLEELARRLNCSSRSLRRHLQQQQTSYQQLLDELRFARAKELLQDGDMPIYRIAEELGFSETASLRHAFQRWSGQPPSHFRA